The Xanthomonas fragariae genome has a segment encoding these proteins:
- a CDS encoding CPXCG motif-containing cysteine-rich protein produces MSEPERFVDIACPYCGEWITLALDLTGGDQHYIEDCQVCCKPISVGVQWDEQGEAQVRARGQNDA; encoded by the coding sequence ATGTCCGAACCGGAACGCTTTGTCGATATCGCCTGCCCGTACTGCGGGGAGTGGATCACACTGGCGCTGGATCTGACCGGCGGCGACCAGCACTACATCGAAGACTGCCAAGTGTGCTGCAAGCCGATTTCGGTCGGCGTGCAATGGGATGAACAGGGCGAGGCGCAAGTGCGCGCACGTGGGCAGAACGACGCCTGA